One genomic segment of Epinephelus fuscoguttatus linkage group LG19, E.fuscoguttatus.final_Chr_v1 includes these proteins:
- the stk19 gene encoding serine/threonine-protein kinase 19 has translation MNRKRALISDTFMVKKRRHETTKFGDISDGDGPTDIRSSLKYLMTLFPRKLFNDALPQIVLKHQLYSIHNDKTLVDKELNKLRERGELLMFQLGFDADAFGLVFASDYKAKVLAGEEGRATRATVEKFLEKLLSPCTELSFSKERMLKEFLFTDSEITQLVKSGVLTVRDAGSWWLSIPNSGKFTKYLIQGRKAVLGMVKKSKYSEVLKAELEERKTTTHVKFHMKYHISDIVGAELVESISTTSGTLLRFAES, from the exons ATGAACAGAAAACGGGCTCTGATTTCAGACACTTTCATGgtgaagaaaagaagacatGAGACTACAAAGTTTGGGGATATCAGTGATGGAGATG GACCAACTGACATCAGATCCAGCCTTAAGTACCTCATGACACTGTTCCCCAGGAAGCTCTTCAATGATGCCTTGCCTCAAATTGTTCTTAAGCACCAACTCTACAGCATACACAATGACAAGACTTTGGTGGACAAGGAGCTG AATAAGCTGCGGGAACGAGGAGAGCTGCTGATGTTCCAGCTCGGGTTCGATGCAGACGCTTTCGGGCTGGTTTTTGCTTCCGATTACAAGGCCAAAGTGCTGGCAGGAGAGGAGGGCAGAGCGACACGGGCAACAGTGGAGAAGTTCTTGGAGAAATTGTTGTCACCTTGCACAGAGCTGAGCTTCAGCAAAGAGAGGATGCTCAAGGAGTTCCTTTTCACAGACTCTGAGATAAC GCAGCTGGTGAAGTCAGGGGTCCTGACAGTGAGGGACGCAGGCAGCTGGTGGCTTTCCATTCCCAACTCTGGCAAATTCACCAAATACTTAATACAAG GTCGTAAAGCAGTGCTCGGCATGGTGAAGAAGTCCAAATATAGTGAAGTCTTAAAGGCAGAGCTGGAGGAGCGGAAAACAACCACACATGTGAAATTCCACATGAAATACCACATCAGTGATATTGTTGGTGCAGAGCTGGTAGAAAG CATATCTACAACATCTGGGACATTGTTGCGATTTGCTGAGTCCTGA